The genome window TACTTATTACCCGTCGTTCCTGAAGCCGCAGCGTTGTTGGCTGCCCTCTCTCGGTTGCCGCCTCGCCGCAACTCCAATTACTTAGGGTAAATCACCAAAGTAACCGGAGATAAGTTATTTCGCTGAAAACCTATAACCTGAACCACGTACAGTTTGCACTAAACGGTCATGCCCGGCCAGTGAAATGGCTTTGCGTAAACGGCGGATATGCACGTCAACTGTTCTGTCTTCGACATACACATTGGTACCCCAGACATGATCCAGCAATTGTTCACGGCTATAAACACGTTCCGGGTGCGTCATAAAAAAGTGCAGTAAGCGGAATTCTGTAGGTCCCATATCCACGGCTTGCTCAGCAGCAGTCACACGGTGAGACACAGGGTCGAGCTTTAAGCCCTGTACTTCAATCACATCATCTAAGCTGGTTGGCGCCACACGGCGGATCACAGCTTTAATACGAGCCATCAGTTCTTTTGGTGAAAAAGGTTTG of Rheinheimera sp. MM224 contains these proteins:
- the phoB gene encoding phosphate regulon transcriptional regulator PhoB, producing the protein MSRKILVVEDEAPIRDMLCFVLEQNGYQASTAEDFDSAVNMLVEPYPDLVLLDWMLPGGSGIQFAKKMKGHELTRTIPIIMITARGEEEDKVRGLEVGADDYVTKPFSPKELMARIKAVIRRVAPTSLDDVIEVQGLKLDPVSHRVTAAEQAVDMGPTEFRLLHFFMTHPERVYSREQLLDHVWGTNVYVEDRTVDVHIRRLRKAISLAGHDRLVQTVRGSGYRFSAK